GATCAGCATTGATAGAGTTTGTTGACGAACAGTTGGTTGGATGGGATCATCACTAACGAGCTACTTATAATCAGCTAGTAGGCCAGTAGCttgctagtagtagcagtagcacgCCCTGATTAATGAATTGGAGTGGTCAATGGCTGACTGACACTGTTGTGTGCGCATGGTGGCGATCGATGTCGACAACAATCGACAATGGCAGGTGGAGCAGCGGTACCGGCAGTACCACGGGCAGATGCAGGCGGTGTCGTCGTCGTtcgaggcggcggcgggcgccGGTTCGGCGCGGACGTACACGGCGCTGGCGCTGCGCACCATCTCGCGGCAGTTCCGGTGCCTGCGGGACGCGATCGCGGCGCAGGTGCGCGCGGCGAGCCGGGCGCTGGGCGAGGACGCTGACGCCGCCGGGGGCCGCACCGTCGGGTCCCGCCTCCGCTACATCGACCACCAGCTCCGGCAGCAGCGCGCGCTGCAGCAGCTCGGCATGATGCAGGGCGGCGCCTGGCGGCCCCAGCGTGGCCTCCCCGAGCGCTCCGTCTCCATCCTCCGCGCCTGGCTCTTCGAGCACTTCCTGCACCCGTGAGTCCCATCTCATCCTCCTCACTGCACACTAGCTAGGTAGCTCATCATGAGCCCTTGTACTCTTCGACCTACTCCACTGCTCTTTGTTTGGccctttgcttgcttgctttcgTGCCCATGGCGCCATGCATGCAGCCTCACACCTCATCGTGGATTGGTCCGCATGGATCCTGTGTCGTCATGCAGATACCCCAAGGATTCGGACAAGATCATGCTCGCCAAGCAAACCGGGCTCACCATGAGTCAGGTCAGTAAATAAAACTGTGATGAATAGCATTTCTTTCGTCTCCTGTTTATCATCAATTTGACTGTTTTACTGGCTGTGTGTAAattaactttcaaaaaaaaattgttctTTGATTTCTGTTAGGTGTCGAACTGGTTCATCAACGCGAGGGTGCGGCTGTGGAAGCCCATGGTGGAGGAGATGTACCTGGAGGAGACCAAGGACCaggacggtggtggcggcggcggcggcggcaatgaCGAGGGGAAGTCAGGTGGCGGCGGGAGCAAGAGCGGCGACACTGTCGACGGCGTCAAGCCGAGGGCGGACGCCATGTCCAAGTCCGCGGTTTGCGTGGGAGGCGGCGAGGCGGCGGAGAGCGCGTCCACCAACAAGGGCATCCATGGCTCCTCCCTGctcgagctcggcggcggcggcgaccaccAGCAGTCTCACGCGGGGTTCTACGACGGCGACGACGCGATGGGGCGGAGGCTCAAGAAGGCGCGAGGGGACGAGCCGGCGCCGGCGTTCCACCACGTGCACGACATGGCCGCGCTGCACGCGCAGGCCGCGGCGGCCGCGAGGCAGCAGCACGAGGAGGTCAGCCACCGGGAGCTGCTCATGAAGTTCatggagagcggcggcggcggtgctggcgcgagggaccaccaccaccaccaccaggacAGCGGCGGCGGGTACTCGCTGTTCGCGCCGGGGCCGTATGGGCAGTTCGCCACGGAGCCCGCCGCCTTCGCGTTCGCCGGGAACGGCGGGGTGTCGCTGACGCTCGGCCTCCCGCACGGCGCCGGAGGCAGCGCCGCCGAGCAGACCGCGTCGTTCCTCATGGGCAGCACCACGGCCGGCGCCGACAGCGGCAGCCACGGCGGCGGCTACGATATAAACATGCAGAGCACCAAGTCGTTCGCGGCGCAGCTCATGAGGGACTTCGTGGCCTAGCTCGTAGGACACGTAGTATAGCAGTCGTCCGTCCACGCAAATTAATCAATCTCTCCATCGATTAATTAATTTAGAGCTTGTATAGAAATAAAGGGTTGTTCAAGCCTAAATATGCTTGCATGTATAAAGCAGTTAAGCTTGGACTATAGGTTTTGGGAATGTAAAGATGGGATAAATATCATGGGGGCGATGTATATAGGTATAGGATGATAGGTAACTAGTTGATACCCAAACATTGTACAAGATTTTATATGTAGATCATAGGGATTGGGGGGTATACAGTAAAGTATGTGAAAGGGTATATTGGAACTGGACTTGGAACTTGGAAGTGTATGTGGTAGAAGCTAGCCAACTAGTATTATCTGCAGTAATTCAGTATTTGTTTTGCTTACTGTAAACAGATCACATTCCAACTCATTGGCAGCACCCATGTGCTTCTGGATGACATTGTGGATAACCATGCTCCAGTAGAATCAAGTGATCTACCTCTGAATGTTGGCAGGCAGCAGCAGCGAGTAACAACTAACAACACAATAACCTGATCAGAGCAATGACTCAGAATCTGCtcagatagtttttttttttgtatgaaAGATCCGGGATGATTACTTGCTTATTATTAAAAAGATGGGAGAAGAGTTACATGCGCAAGGTGCGCCTACAAGCACCAGAACCAGCAGACTGCTGGGTCTGGATGATGACTAAAGTGGATTACTCATTTGTGTACATTGCAACTAGGAAAACAAAAGCTTCTGCCTCTACCGATTTCCCCAAGTAAGCCTCATCGATGATTTCAGAGAAATTAACCGGAGATTTTTCGTTTCTCTTGAAGATTTTGTCTTTTCTTTgcttccaaatggaccaaactgTTAAGATTGCCAAGGAGTGTCCTATAATAGCACCTTCTCCTAATATGTTCAGCAGCCATTCAGCACTTCCAGCTGAGATAGTTTTTCACTAGTCATGCTAACTGAGTCTGATGTGAGGTGACTTATAACAAAGGTGGTATTCCATCTTTTTGTTGTGTGAAATAAACCAACCCAAGAATTTCCATTCTAAATAACAGTACAAAAAATCCACTAATAGGAGACCAAACATGGCTAACTAAGAAACAAACTAAGATCATACAAACAAAACATTGCCTAATGATCACCCTTGCGTTGTTTTCCTTCTTCCATTTCTGCGATCTGGTCTCATGAAGGATGCCACATTTGCACAGATTCAGATGTCTCGGGAAAGCAGGTGGTGCACTGGCATATTGGTGATGCTAGTCATGGCAGAAGTTAGCTGAGCTCCTGCTCTTAGCACTTGGAAGATGCTTGAGGGTTTGCTCTAGTCTCATTGGATGCGGCCTGTTGCTGGGATGACAGGTTGGCACACCAAACCAAGAGGCATGTTCATGTTGTTAGCGTTCTCTGCCACTCCACTGCCGTCACAATTTGGCTCCAATAAGCGCACAAGTGACAGAAAGATTTCCATTCTGGTTACGTCCCGGTTTGCCTGCACCAACAGCCTCAATCAGTAAGGAAATTGACAAATCAGCGGTAGTATTCATCAGCATCATCTCATTACTTTGGATTTCCATTCGGGTTACTGTTTATTAATTTCGATTTTGAACTGAAAGAATCCTAACTATCAAATTTAGCTGTATTACCTCAACAGTAAATCGTGCCCAGATTTTACTTTTGCGCATTTCCATCACACCCCTCAAGATAGTCAATCCAAGTCCTTTGATGAAATCAGCTATCTCCAAGAAGATTCCTCTATCCTCGCAAAGCATCTGCAGAGGCAACCAAGTCATCACAATTACATGTGGTCTAGGAGAAACATTGTACCATAAGCAATAAGTAGTAGAATAGTCATTACCTCCACAAGCATCTGACGAGGTCGGTCAAGATCCTTCAACAATGATTGGACATGTCATAGACTGAGAGCCGACATCGAAAGCCCAGGTTGCTCCACCTTCGAAGTAGTCTTTCCAAAGGGGGCCATTTTCACTACCAAGTATCTGGTTGAAGAAGACTCTTTGTATTAAGGACATTTTCCAACTATGGAGGATTAAGTAAAATATTTTGAGATTCCCCCTCGTCAGGTAAGCTATATCATCACTATCTTATCTTAGACATATCATAACCCAAAAGGCCAAAACTAAGACTGTAAAGAATGTGCATACCTTAGACTCAGTAGAGTCCTTGAGCTTGTCTGCATTCTTCGTCACACTTTGTAAGAAAAGCATGTGCTTAACTGTCTTCTCCAACAAACCATCAATGCTACACTATTGACATAAATTTGCAATTGTTAGTACACTATCGCCGATAGTTTGTAGATAAGATATATGATTCAAACTTTCAAATTATCATCAGAGAATTCATGCAAGAGCATACCTTTGCTCCATTCGGCACAAGCTCACGCAGCTCTTTAATACGGTCCTGTATCAGTTGCCGGTCCTTAGGTCGTGGCTTAGCACTTTCTCCTTGTCGAGATCTCTTGCGATTTGCCTTGCTTGGCGTATCAAGACCTTTGCTATTAGAAGCCGAAGCACTTTCACATTTCATGTTCTGACCGCTCTCAATCCAAAGACGTATCTGAGATTTGTGCATTCCATTATTTTGGGAAAGACAACCCTCCTCAGATTTATCAAAGAGACATGGCTGTTTAACAAACTGTGCCAATTCGTGCTTAATTAGCACTGGAAGGAATGCCGGAGGACTCACATTTCTTCAAGTCTGCTGAACCAAGATGAGATGTGCTAGGAACATCCGTCAATGCAGTCTTGCAAGAAGCACTATCATCAGTACACTGTTTACCACTTGGATTGACATTTGAGATGACAGCATCCAATAGCTGATCAGTATCAGTTAGTGATAAGATACCAGAATAGTGAAGCTCATTGTCTAGTGAACTGAAATGGGGTGAGCTATTGAGATATATTGATGATTCAGGGACATCTCTATCTGAATTCTGAGATTCTGTACCACTCCAGGTGACCAAATCAGCACCAACATTGTGGGAGAACTGATGAAATTCAGAACCAAACATATCAAACAAGTCATTATCTGCAGCAGGCTCCTCGAGCAACGAGGAAGCTCTCTCAATGGGCATTCCTGCCTCACATCCATCCCTGTTCTTCATTCTCTGCGTGCTGACATTAGCACTTGGATCACTAAATCTATTAATCTTTTGGTCTTGTCGGACATTGTTTGACCTACTCAATAGATTCTCTTGGTCCATGTTGAAACTGTTAGAAACCTGACCATCAGATTCAGAAGTTCGAACTGAAGGAGTTTGAAATGGCCTACTTTCAGGGTTCTCCATTTTCTTAGCCAATTCAGAAGATTGGGGAACCTTGAACGGAACTAGAGACTGTTTCTGCTGCAATGTTCCTGATGTGTGGTCCAATATTTGACTCGATACACTGGTAGATAAGTTGGCTCTGCTTGCTCTGGCACCTACAGGGAGAAAATCAAAATTCCCAGGACCATTTAAATCATTGGATACCACATATCTTCCATGATGCATATTCATGTTTGTATTTTCACAGACAGAAGAGTCCTGGCGCACAAGCGATTTTAATATGATATCTCTTGCCATTGCCAAATCTGCTGATGAATGTGCATTATTATTCAACTGTAACTGCCCAATGTTGTTCATCAAGAGTGACTGATTTTTAACTGATGTCAAGCTTGGGGAGGTCAAACTTGAGTTCATACCAACACTCCTGTAAATTTCTTCCAAATTGGCTCTCGCAGAAGGATGCTTGTTGTATAAACTGAAGATCAGGCTCAGCATAGACAGTGTGCTCTCTAACAGGGTGACCATTCTGTTGCACAACCTTAAGCAAAGATGCATTCAGCAATGCATGTGGCGGTGTGCTAGTTGACACAGTTGCAGTATCAGGACGTGACTGACCATGCTGACTTGAACCGTTCTTAGATGAAGCAGATACAGCCATGCTTGAACGGTTGTTTAGCTGAGAACACAACTTCTTTGCAAACATCACAAAATTTGTGTTTTCCATAACCTGCCATAAATCAGCTGATTATTTCAACTTTCAAATATTTAGAGAGCAAGCAAGAAAACCCTACTACCAACCATCACAGGGAAGTTGAAACAATGATTTCGAGATCTTTTATGTTCTTCGCAACAATTTCCAGAACTAAGCACAACAAAGGATACAATGTATAGTAGGGAAATTTTTATGTGCCAAGGTTTCTAGATGTTCCATCATGAATGAGGATACGAGAGATGTATGTTATGAATTTCACCATGAATTTGCAATGGACATTCCAAAATTTGCAGTAGCAAAGATAGGTTTTCAGATTTGGAGCAGCATGGCCCAAACATCATGTCTTGTAGTTTCCATATCCAAAATTTTGAATGACATGTACTCGTTCAGCAATGCACTATTGTTTTCTTTTCCACCTTCCACAACCTGAGAATTATTTTTCTGGAGCCTAGTGTGATAGTTATATTCTCTACCTTCTCTAGCATGATCTAGAGCTTTGTGGCCTTACCAAACCAGTAGAGCCTAATTGTAGGACACCCCGTGGCAGCACAGGAATGATCGCAATAGTCTGCACAGCAAAAGTTCAGAATGAGGTCCAGAAGCACATGGCCACTATACTTTTTACCATTTCAGTTCTACCCACCTGAATGCCAACCCTGAACTGATTGTTCATCTCAGCAGCAACCTATGAAAATGGAAACATGGTGTAAAATCCTGAAAAGCAGTTAAGAAAACACAAAACCCAATTGGACAGAAGATAGTTAAAAGATCTTCACATAAGTGCCTTGGTCCAGTCTAGTAGTCAAAAGACAAACTTGGTGTAAGATCTTCACATTCATAATTTACAACAGGTGCTTGCGTCATTTGCCACTATTTTTGGTCCAGTGTGAGCAGACCAAAATTAAAGCAGCTCGCTAGCTGACAAAAGTTGAAGGACTGATGAAGGCTATACTACCCCCACAGTGCTTTAAATGAGGTGGCAGCAAAATGGAACCAGACAAAACTGAAAACTGGGTTCGCATTTATTTCACTGGAGAATTCCTCAGAAGGGGCGAAGCACTCAGTACTGGCCGTACCTCGGAGGAGAGCCCGTGACCATTGGCAGTACCGTGGACGATCCATTGGTGATTACCACTGAACGCGGCACGGCCTACGGTCCTGCCAAAACAAAACACAGGGTATAGCCGCCATGAATCCGATAATCCAAGGAGCAACCAAACCAGGAGCAAGAAGATGGAGTGGCCAAACCAAGAAGGTGAAGATTCTGTCGAACCAAAAAATGCGGGGAGGAGTAAATAAGAGAAAGAAATGGCTGCGGTTGCTTTTGCTTACCCTTGTCCGACGACATGAACCTGCGACGCCATAACGTTGTTAACAAGCGAGCAGATGGTGTCAGCAGCAGGAACAGAGCACCCGGCGGCGTCGCTAGGCAGAGATTCAGAAGGCTCAGATCCGACAGGGCATGACGTGTGGCCACAGTAGCCGTCCTCCCGCACCAAATGCC
This sequence is a window from Miscanthus floridulus cultivar M001 chromosome 10, ASM1932011v1, whole genome shotgun sequence. Protein-coding genes within it:
- the LOC136486394 gene encoding BEL1-like homeodomain protein 1 isoform X1, yielding MAAYYHGGAGTDIQASTDGLQTLYLMNPSYAGYADDGGASTPGATNMMLLNSAVTTMTTASFAHHHHHHQSPSSAAQQQQHFVGIPLQAPPSGYNLWTPATAAVDMSSPPPQAQTPGGAAAAGVSAVLSLSSREAAPPPVTVAAVAGPGCTDEGKYLGVSATSQGQMVMSSKYLKAAQELLDEVVSVSKGVEDANKTTKSLAAVKKKEDSEGVSGGGTDDGSGAKSDGGAGEMSTAERQELQMKKSKLINMLDEVEQRYRQYHGQMQAVSSSFEAAAGAGSARTYTALALRTISRQFRCLRDAIAAQVRAASRALGEDADAAGGRTVGSRLRYIDHQLRQQRALQQLGMMQGGAWRPQRGLPERSVSILRAWLFEHFLHPLTPHRGLVRMDPVSSCRYPKDSDKIMLAKQTGLTMSQVSNWFINARVRLWKPMVEEMYLEETKDQDGGGGGGGGNDEGKSGGGGSKSGDTVDGVKPRADAMSKSAVCVGGGEAAESASTNKGIHGSSLLELGGGGDHQQSHAGFYDGDDAMGRRLKKARGDEPAPAFHHVHDMAALHAQAAAAARQQHEEVSHRELLMKFMESGGGGAGARDHHHHHQDSGGGYSLFAPGPYGQFATEPAAFAFAGNGGVSLTLGLPHGAGGSAAEQTASFLMGSTTAGADSGSHGGGYDINMQSTKSFAAQLMRDFVA
- the LOC136486394 gene encoding BEL1-like homeodomain protein 1 isoform X2 → MAAYYHGGAGTDIQASTDGLQTLYLMNPSYAGYADDGGASTPGATNMMLLNSAVTTMTTASFAHHHHHHQSPSSAAQQQQHFVGIPLQAPPSGYNLWTPATAAVDMSSPPPQAQTPGGAAAAGVSAVLSLSSREAAPPPVTVAAVAGPGCTDEGKYLGVSATSQGQMVMSSKYLKAAQELLDEVVSVSKGVEDANKTTKSLAAVKKKEDSEGVSGGGTDDGSGAKSDGGAGEMSTAERQELQMKKSKLINMLDEVEQRYRQYHGQMQAVSSSFEAAAGAGSARTYTALALRTISRQFRCLRDAIAAQVRAASRALGEDADAAGGRTVGSRLRYIDHQLRQQRALQQLGMMQGGAWRPQRGLPERSVSILRAWLFEHFLHPYPKDSDKIMLAKQTGLTMSQVSNWFINARVRLWKPMVEEMYLEETKDQDGGGGGGGGNDEGKSGGGGSKSGDTVDGVKPRADAMSKSAVCVGGGEAAESASTNKGIHGSSLLELGGGGDHQQSHAGFYDGDDAMGRRLKKARGDEPAPAFHHVHDMAALHAQAAAAARQQHEEVSHRELLMKFMESGGGGAGARDHHHHHQDSGGGYSLFAPGPYGQFATEPAAFAFAGNGGVSLTLGLPHGAGGSAAEQTASFLMGSTTAGADSGSHGGGYDINMQSTKSFAAQLMRDFVA